The nucleotide sequence AGTCAGACTTTTCGAAATTTAATTAGCTTTCAGAATGGCTCTCTTTTAaacaaaacatattttaatagTATTCTTTATATCTTCTTCGTTTATTTCAACTCTACAATAACATTTTTACAAATCGTAATAAAGCTTTTAAAAGGTTATCACATAGGACTTCCGATACTCCTTAACCGCGGAAGTTGTTCACCTTACGGTACTGGGAAGGACCCTGGGACTGGTACTGCTGCTCCACGTACTGGGGGTGGGTGCGGATGTACTCCAAGGACTTCAGGATGGCAACTGGGATTGGGGGAGGAGTCGGCAAAAGGGCTCCCTGGGGCTGGAAGCCGTTCTCATCAGCGACGTACTGGATCTGGACCAGCTCTCCCTCGGGCGAGTAGTAAGAGTAGCCTCCGTTGACCTGGTGTCCTCCAAGTCCGGACTCCTGGGCGGCGATTCCGTTGCTGGTCTCGTAGGCGTAGTCGTAGTGACCATCGGGACGAATATCGGCACCACTCTTGGTGATGTAGGCACCAGCATCCTGGCTGTAGGAGGCAGCGGCGTAGGCGCAGGCCAAGAAAGCGGAGGCAACGAGCATCTATTcacaaaaataacattttataacaataattttaaaatgaaatccatttaaagaattttaaaaatatctcaaaacattttttttttggcttttaagttattaataaatatcTTTTGACTTACGTAGCGGAACATCTTTGCTGGTTTGGAGTGTGTGTCTAAGACTGAGAGACGACTCTGAATGGTGACTTTCTTGCAGATTTGCAACGTTTTTATACGAATTCTCGATGAAGCCAGATCCACCCAAACAACTTTTACGGCCGACTGCAGGAAACTTAtctaaataacaataaaactAGTCGAAGTTGGAGAAACTAGACTGCTAAGAGCGGGTAAAGAGCTAAAGAGCCAAATATCGACTCTTCGAATTTGCAATCCAGCTGTGGGCACACGCCTACAACTGCGGTAAAAATATTAGCttggaatatttaaaaaaatacaaaacaccTAAAATGTAGAT is from Drosophila suzukii chromosome 3, CBGP_Dsuzu_IsoJpt1.0, whole genome shotgun sequence and encodes:
- the LOC108012264 gene encoding pupal cuticle protein Edg-78E, which gives rise to MFRYMLVASAFLACAYAAASYSQDAGAYITKSGADIRPDGHYDYAYETSNGIAAQESGLGGHQVNGGYSYYSPEGELVQIQYVADENGFQPQGALLPTPPPIPVAILKSLEYIRTHPQYVEQQYQSQGPSQYRKVNNFRG